One segment of Leptospirillum ferrooxidans C2-3 DNA contains the following:
- a CDS encoding integrase catalytic domain-containing protein — translation MVINMDEAKLKTLMQVEEFLKGIESLFCVVKEERYPFVQRTLTRFGYEKLGRKEKGVVLRYLERMTGLSRQQVTRLVRKFQATGTVTLGYQSPRQGFKRVFTPRDVALLAEMDERHGTLSGPATKKLMERAVKIYGEEKYAVLSGISVSHLYNLRGGKEYISKRRHWTKTRSTKAPIGERRAPRPEGSPGYLRIDSVHQGDQDGQKGVYHINAVDCVTQYQVVATCEKISEAYLIPVLKEMIEAFPFVILGIHADNGSEYINYQVAKLLKKLLIELTKSRPRHSNDNALAESKNASVVRKHLGYAHIPQVFSKEVNTFCREHLNPYVNFHRPCFFPRTVTDTKGKEKKSYRYEDMKTPFEKFKSLPSSESCLKPGVTMSQLEKIALSKTDNEAAEQMNIARDSLFQSWTERPEKRA, via the coding sequence ATGGTGATCAATATGGACGAGGCGAAGCTCAAAACGCTGATGCAAGTAGAAGAGTTTTTGAAAGGAATAGAGAGCCTGTTCTGTGTGGTCAAGGAGGAACGATACCCCTTTGTTCAGCGCACCCTGACGCGGTTTGGGTATGAGAAACTTGGACGGAAGGAGAAGGGTGTGGTCCTTCGGTATCTTGAACGGATGACCGGACTCTCCCGCCAGCAGGTGACCCGGCTTGTCCGGAAATTTCAGGCCACGGGGACGGTGACACTGGGATACCAGTCGCCCAGGCAGGGATTCAAGAGAGTTTTTACTCCTCGCGATGTGGCTCTTCTGGCAGAGATGGATGAACGGCATGGAACCCTTTCCGGACCCGCCACGAAGAAGCTGATGGAGCGGGCCGTTAAGATCTACGGAGAAGAAAAGTATGCTGTCCTCTCCGGGATTTCGGTCTCCCACCTGTACAACCTGAGGGGCGGCAAAGAGTACATCTCAAAACGCCGGCATTGGACGAAAACCCGGTCCACGAAAGCTCCCATTGGGGAACGACGCGCTCCCCGTCCGGAAGGCTCTCCCGGGTATCTCCGGATCGACAGCGTGCATCAGGGAGACCAGGACGGGCAGAAAGGGGTCTATCACATCAATGCCGTCGATTGCGTGACCCAGTACCAGGTGGTGGCCACTTGCGAGAAGATCAGCGAAGCCTACCTGATCCCGGTTTTAAAAGAGATGATAGAGGCCTTTCCCTTCGTGATTCTGGGCATTCATGCCGACAACGGATCGGAATATATCAACTATCAGGTCGCCAAGCTCCTGAAGAAGCTTCTGATCGAGCTTACCAAGAGCCGGCCACGACACTCAAACGACAATGCCCTGGCAGAATCCAAGAATGCTTCCGTGGTGAGAAAGCATCTGGGATATGCCCATATTCCCCAAGTCTTTTCCAAGGAGGTCAATACCTTCTGTCGGGAGCACCTGAACCCTTACGTGAACTTCCACCGGCCCTGTTTCTTCCCCAGAACCGTGACCGATACAAAAGGAAAGGAGAAGAAAAGCTATCGATATGAGGACATGAAAACACCTTTTGAAAAGTTCAAGTCCCTCCCCTCTTCGGAGAGTTGCCTGAAACCGGGTGTGACCATGTCCCAACTGGAAAAGATCGCCTTGTCAAAGACGGATAATGAAGCGGCAGAACAGATGAATATCGCTAGGGATTCCCTTTTTCAGTCCTGGACAGAAAGACCTGAAAAACGGGCCTGA